A DNA window from bacterium contains the following coding sequences:
- a CDS encoding SMP-30/gluconolactonase/LRE family protein, which translates to MKKLHLIALLAVSFSMGCAALPSVLSPAQQGHVMADGQAVLQLQPQLQGGGYAAQAVVKTNHEIVDHLVVELFTMGANSQELVIKDKNDQPLTKTIAHADLGQPITFSHLKSKTTYRIKATAYDAANQVVSRPFTIDVPVNMDDRPTVQTLAITLLDKPFSGTGTSSISILDGGLNASGASSISAILGPNITTYYANATASVGAVMFPQGTLAFISQDKLYTLSKTGTLTLSRAMSDIGYGGNRPTGEFTGLTYRTINGGEAYVVGPGLAGNVNVGNSGGSGYSFSPSSETSIQPISSVWYVPPTDQYKRYHNYILDKRKNAILDTWDNNAVVASHSFNVPSAIAADKDGNFYVADTGNNVIKTFNITATESVRTISGFSAPKGVAVDSDGIVWVADTGNHAIKKIDKNGNVTTYAGGTQGNADGRKGTALFNGPTGLCFDASGSLWVADTGNNSIRRINFY; encoded by the coding sequence ATGAAAAAGCTACATCTGATCGCTCTGCTCGCCGTGTCCTTCTCGATGGGCTGCGCGGCGCTCCCCTCCGTCCTTTCCCCCGCTCAGCAGGGGCACGTGATGGCCGACGGCCAGGCCGTGCTCCAACTTCAGCCCCAGTTGCAGGGTGGAGGCTACGCCGCGCAGGCGGTGGTAAAGACCAACCACGAGATCGTGGACCACCTGGTCGTGGAGCTGTTCACCATGGGCGCCAACAGCCAGGAGCTCGTGATCAAGGACAAGAACGACCAGCCCCTCACCAAGACGATCGCGCACGCCGACCTCGGCCAGCCGATCACCTTCAGCCACCTCAAGTCCAAGACCACCTACCGCATCAAGGCCACGGCCTACGACGCGGCCAACCAGGTGGTCAGCCGCCCCTTCACGATCGACGTCCCCGTCAACATGGACGATCGCCCCACCGTCCAGACGCTCGCCATCACCCTGCTGGACAAGCCCTTCAGCGGCACGGGCACCTCCAGCATCTCCATCCTGGATGGCGGCTTGAACGCGAGCGGCGCCTCGTCCATCTCGGCGATCCTGGGGCCCAACATCACGACCTACTACGCCAACGCGACGGCCTCGGTCGGCGCGGTGATGTTCCCCCAGGGGACCCTGGCCTTCATCTCGCAGGACAAGCTCTACACGCTATCCAAGACCGGGACGCTGACGCTTTCCCGGGCGATGTCGGACATAGGATATGGCGGAAATAGGCCGACAGGAGAGTTCACGGGGCTGACTTACCGCACCATCAACGGGGGGGAAGCCTACGTTGTAGGCCCCGGCCTTGCCGGAAATGTCAATGTGGGCAATAGCGGTGGTAGTGGTTATTCGTTCAGCCCCAGCTCCGAAACCTCCATTCAGCCCATTTCCAGCGTTTGGTACGTCCCCCCCACGGATCAGTACAAGCGGTACCATAACTACATCCTAGACAAGCGCAAAAATGCGATCCTTGACACATGGGACAACAACGCCGTGGTCGCCTCGCATAGCTTCAACGTCCCATCGGCCATTGCCGCGGACAAGGACGGCAACTTCTACGTGGCGGATACGGGCAACAACGTCATCAAGACGTTCAACATCACCGCCACCGAAAGCGTCAGGACGATCAGCGGCTTCAGCGCCCCCAAGGGGGTGGCGGTCGATAGCGACGGGATCGTCTGGGTCGCCGACACCGGCAACCACGCCATCAAGAAGATCGACAAGAACGGGAACGTCACCACTTACGCGGGCGGCACCCAGGGCAATGCGGATGGACGCAAGGGCACGGCCCTGTTCAACGGACCGACGGGCCTGTGCTTCGACGCCAGTGGCAGCCTGTGGGTCGCCGACACCGGCAACAACAGCATCCGCCGGATCAACTTCTATTAA
- a CDS encoding SMP-30/gluconolactonase/LRE family protein yields the protein MKKLHLTALLAVSLSMGCAAIPSMLSPSSKGQVVANGHAVLRLQPLWQGGGYAAQAEVKSDQDAVHHLEVALFTLGENNQELAVVGMDNQPLSKTIGRADLGQPITFGNLKLKTTYRVKATAFDAASQVISHPCVIDVPVDMDDRPTVQKLAISLLDKIFNGSGTSSVAINAGNLLHSGEATVSLELPPNVTTYYTGATQSLGVAMTEFGGLFFIAGNSLYALKNNQLTRKTFAYGEPVTSLTLTHQKKQPGFTEFEETLYAGTTSTSAIHWNYSSISLGGTSSSDGSVPIAVATYFLQPSDQFPAKFYLDKTTMAVRKGSTRITALNAFNNPSTMVIDAAGNFYVADTGNNVIKTFNINATDSIRVIGSGFSGPQGVAVDKDGNVWVADTGNHAIKMIEAVSGKTITFAGGTQGNKDGRGKKAQFNAPSGLNFDASGSLWVADYGNNSIRKIEVK from the coding sequence ATGAAAAAGCTTCATTTGACCGCCTTGCTCGCCGTGTCCTTGTCGATGGGTTGCGCGGCGATCCCCTCCATGCTCTCGCCCTCATCCAAGGGACAGGTGGTGGCCAACGGCCACGCCGTGCTCCGGCTTCAGCCCCTGTGGCAAGGTGGCGGCTACGCCGCGCAGGCCGAGGTGAAGTCCGACCAGGATGCCGTGCACCACCTGGAGGTGGCACTGTTCACCCTCGGTGAAAACAACCAAGAGCTTGCCGTCGTGGGCATGGATAACCAGCCCCTCAGCAAGACGATCGGGCGCGCCGACCTCGGCCAGCCCATCACCTTCGGCAACCTCAAGCTCAAGACCACCTACCGCGTCAAGGCCACGGCCTTCGACGCGGCCTCTCAGGTGATCAGCCACCCCTGCGTGATCGACGTCCCCGTGGACATGGACGATCGCCCCACCGTCCAGAAGCTCGCCATCAGCCTGCTGGACAAAATTTTCAATGGCTCGGGCACCTCCAGCGTCGCCATCAATGCCGGCAACCTGTTGCACAGCGGCGAGGCGACCGTCTCGCTGGAGCTGCCGCCCAACGTCACGACCTACTACACCGGCGCCACCCAGTCACTGGGCGTGGCCATGACCGAATTTGGCGGCTTGTTCTTCATTGCGGGCAACTCACTGTACGCGCTGAAGAACAATCAACTCACGCGGAAAACGTTCGCTTATGGTGAGCCTGTCACCTCCCTGACGCTCACGCACCAAAAAAAGCAACCAGGCTTTACTGAGTTTGAAGAGACTCTTTACGCCGGGACCACCAGCACATCCGCCATTCACTGGAACTACAGCTCCATCAGTTTAGGCGGAACCAGCTCGTCCGACGGCAGCGTCCCCATTGCCGTGGCGACGTATTTTCTGCAGCCCAGCGATCAATTTCCCGCCAAGTTCTACCTGGACAAGACGACAATGGCCGTCCGCAAGGGGAGCACCCGCATCACCGCTCTCAATGCGTTCAACAACCCATCGACCATGGTCATCGATGCCGCCGGGAACTTCTACGTGGCGGACACCGGCAACAACGTCATCAAGACCTTCAACATCAACGCCACCGACAGCATCAGGGTGATCGGCAGCGGCTTCAGCGGCCCCCAGGGCGTGGCCGTGGACAAGGACGGCAACGTCTGGGTCGCCGACACCGGCAACCACGCCATCAAGATGATCGAGGCGGTGAGCGGCAAGACCATCACCTTCGCGGGCGGTACCCAGGGCAACAAGGACGGGCGCGGGAAAAAGGCTCAGTTCAACGCGCCGAGCGGCCTCAATTTCGACGCCAGTGGCAGCCTCTGGGTCGCAGACTACGGCAACAACAGCATCCGCAAGATCGAGGTGAAGTAA